The following are encoded in a window of Arctopsyche grandis isolate Sample6627 chromosome 4, ASM5162203v2, whole genome shotgun sequence genomic DNA:
- the LOC143910233 gene encoding aminoacylase-1-like — protein sequence MSNWTGPEVNNFRKYLRIASVHPDINYDDCITFLTEQATELGLPIKVHVDNPKKPVVIITWEGKVPTSPSILLNSHMDVVPVFPESWTYPPFSAHLTEDGKIYARGSQDMKCVAIQYIETVRRLKKNGVRLNRTIHMCFVPDEEVGGVDGMRAFVQTEEFKKLNVGLAIDEGMASPTDEFLLYYGERSIWHLIITCNGNPGHGSLILPDTAGEKIRVVIDKFMDFRQKEKQRLEENQNLTVGDVTTVNLTQLSGGVQTNVVPESLTAVFDVRLAVDVNHAEFEAMVNSWCQEAGDNIKIEYEQKEDYVEITQLNENNAYWVAFKRAADDLNIKLSTRIFPGGTDSRFIRGVGLPAFGFSPMNRTPVLLHDHDEYLHADVYLKGIDIYEKLITAVANI from the exons ATGTCTAACTGGACGGGACCGGAAGTAAACAATTTCCGCAAGTATCTGCGTATTGCTAGCGTACATCCTGACATCAACTACG ATGACTGTATAACCTTCTTGACTGAGCAAGCCACAGAATTGGGCTTACCCATAAAAGTTCATGTTGATAATCCTAAAAAACCTGTTGTGATCATTACTTGGGAGGGCAAAGTGCCAACTTCACCTTCCATTTTGTTGAACTCTCACATGGATGTCGTTCCAGTTTTCCCC GAAAGTTGGACATATCCGCCTTTCAGTGCTCATCTTACAGAAGATGGAAAAATATATGCCAGGGGATCGCAAGATATGAAGTGTGTAGCAATTCAATATATAGAAACTGTgagaagattaaaaaaaaatggcgtaAGATTAAACAGAACAATTCATATGTGTTTTGTACcag ACGAAGAAGTAGGTGGAGTAGATGGAATGCGAGCGTTTGTACAAACTGAAGAATTTAAAAAGCTGAATGTGGGCTTGGCTATTGACGAAGGAATGGCCAGCCCTACTGATGAATTTTTGCTGTACTATGGCGAAAGAAGCATATGGC ATTTAATTATTACTTGCAATGGAAATCCTGGCCATGGATCGCTTATATTGCCCGATACAGCTGGAGAGAag ataAGGGTTGTGATTGATAAATTTATGGACTTCCGTCAAAAAGAAAAACAGAGATTGGAAGAAAATCAAAATCTCACAGTCGGAGATGTCACAACTGTTAATTTAACACAACTTtct GGTGGAGTGCAGACAAATGTTGTGCCAGAATCATTGACTGCTGTATTTGATGTTCGTTTGGCCGTTGATGTAAATCATGCAGAATTTGAAGCTATG GTTAACTCTTGGTGTCAAGAAGCTGgagataatattaaaatagaatatGAACAAAAGGAAGATTATGTTGAAATTACTCAGTTGAATGAAAATAACGCATACTGGGTAGCTTTCAAACGTGCAGCAGATGATCT GAACATAAAACTTAGTACACGTATTTTCCCGGGAGGAACTGATAGCAGATTTATACGTGGAGTTGGATTGCCTGCCTTCGGATTCTCTCCGATGAATCGTACTCCAGTTTTACTTCATGATCATGATGAATATTTGCATGCTGATGTATACTTAAAAGGCATTGATATATATGAAAAGCTAATTACAGCTGTTgctaacatttaa
- the mRpL48 gene encoding mitochondrial ribosomal protein L48 — protein MLAFRPINCLIRRHLSSSKILYERRYPTDLHEPDYLDSLLPDTPIYDSLNIQLKGYDYPVLENFQRYIHKMAKILDVDVEECWGTPSQKLKIHRYQQASTIVESEYTLTKYERNLQITDVPSATYPVLLRMIHECTPEGVNVKVHDSQSDDQEVRFIPDNLLISLKNQLENIGGSQKKKKK, from the exons ATGTTGGCTTTTAGG cCAATAAATTGTTTAATTCGAAGACACCTTTCTTCATCAAAAATCTTATATGAACGTAGATATCCAACCGATCTTCATGAACCTGATTATCTAGAC agtCTACTGCCGGACACTCCAATATATGATAGTTTAAACATTCAGTTGAAAGGTTACGACTATCCTGTACTAGAAAATTTCCAACGTTATATTCATAAGATGGCCAAAATTTTGGATGTAGATGTTGAAGAATG tTGGGGGACTCcgtctcaaaaattaaaaatccacCGATACCAGCAAGCCAGCACTATTGTTGAATCAGAATACACCCTaacaaaatatgaaagaaaCCTTCAAATAACTGATGTTCCTTCGGCTACATACCCAGTTCTTTTGAGAATGATTCATGAATGTACACCAGAAGGCGTTAATGTGAAAGTACACGATTCGCAGAGTGATGATCAAGAAGTTCGATTTATTCCAGATAATCTACTGATATCTTTGAAAAATCAACTTGAAAACATTGGAGGTTcacaaaagaaaaagaaaaaataa
- the BBS8 gene encoding tetratricopeptide repeat protein 8 → MDPLYEALIYLKNKKYDKCIEHSSKILNKTPLDQAAWTLKMRAMTRKVQIDEMDIEAINGLGEYQESIWNDTIATAPRPGTSLRNPTRATTALRRPGTGSYGTMTARAVTAGRPRTSHTPATARASLATAQARALRLGTATIATNYGEVFIQVNRLNLTKYAQDKNVSKPLFEYLFYHEGDYRHAMELAVQATKAVKYVDWWWKVALAKCYSAFNLKRDAEQQLRSAVKQHRHVETYLRLARVCTQLDQPSTALDVCHEGINTFPADVQLMTEQARLFEAIGDMTQSVKIYRTIAIQDAMNIEAIACIAFHHFYNDQPEMALRYYRRVLAMGAYSAEVFNNVALCCMRAQYWDLTLTCYRRALLLATEVPIQADIWYNLSHLALGIGDVNLAVQCLRLCISYEPCHAAALNNLAGLEVEKGNKVVSKSLYAAAISADPTLTEAITNLKIVEEFDY, encoded by the exons ATGGATCCTTTATACGAAGCGTtaatctatttaaaaaataaaaaatacgacaAATGTATAGAACAtagttcaaaaattttaaacaaaacaccTCTGGATCAAGCGGCGTGGACATTAAAGATGAGAGCGATGACTCGCAAAGTGCAAATAGATGAAATGGACATAGAAGCCATCAATGGATTGGGTGAATATCAAGAATCGATATGGAACGATACGATAGCTACGGCTCCCCGACCCGGTACGTCGTTGAGAAATCCAACTCGCGCCACTACCGCTCTG CGGCGACCTGGAACCGGTAGCTATGGTACAATGACAGCGCGGGCTGTTACCGCAGGACGTCCTCGAACTTCGCATACACCCGCGACGGCACGAGCTAGTCTCGCTACGGCTCAAGCAAGAGCGTTACGACTGGGTACTGCTACAATAGCCACAAACTATGGAGAAGTTTTCATCCAAGTCAACAGACTCAACTTGACTAAGTATGCCCAGGATAAAAATGTGTCGAAACCACTGtttgaatatttgttttatcaTGAAGGTGATTATAGACAT GCAATGGAGTTGGCTGTCCAAGCAACCAAAGCGGTGAAATATGTGGACTGGTGGTGGAAAGTAGCATTAGCTAAATGCTACTCTGCCTTTAATTTGAAACGTGATGCCGAACAACAGCTACGCAGCGCTGTGAAGCAACACAGACACGTCGAAACATACTTGAGATTGGCTCGAGTTTGTACTCAATTGGATCAACCATCGACAGCATTGGATGTGTGTCACGAAGGAATCAACACGTTTCCAGCCGACGTGCAATTGATGACAGAACAGGCGAGATTGTTCGAAGCGATAGGAGATATGACTCAGTCTGTTAAGATCTATCGCACGATTGCCATACAAGATGCAATGAATATAGAAGCTATTGCCTGTATAGCCTTTCATCATTTTTACAATGACCAACCGGAGATGGCCCTACGGTACTACAGACGAGTATTGGCCATGGGGGCTTATTCTGCTGAAGTATTCAATAATGTAGCATTGTGCTGCATGCGAGCTCAGTATTGGGATTTAACCTTAACGTGCTACAGACGAGCACTTCTTTTGGCTACTGAAGTTCCTATACAGGCCGATATCTGGTACAATCTCTCGCATTTGGCATTG ggAATTGGGGATGTTAATTTAGCCGTACAATGTCTACGACTATGCATTAGCTATGAACCGTGTCATGCAgctgcattaaacaatctcgccGGGTTGGAAGTTGAAAAAGGCAATAAAGTAGTATCTAAAAGTTTATATGCAGCTGCTATTTCAGCCGATCCAACACTAACTGAAGctataacaaatttaaaaattgtggaAGAATTTGATTACTga